One Micromonospora craniellae genomic region harbors:
- a CDS encoding helix-turn-helix domain-containing protein, with protein sequence MSRQELAEATAAYLFKHAGHRVNIDGQYVGKLERGEHRWPTEHYRTAFRAVLGRDTDAALGFYIIQGHANDAAQAEPESFGEAGTGSVGDRSGCAPGSGQAPEDCGCGLTVVRWTGRESRVLREALRMSVRAFAEHLGVNTSTVSWWENKSTTVPLRLATQAVLDRALTLADADAKTRFAVLAASPTDGPSGAVTGNGGGVAGRSVVTALHRPEKARAAS encoded by the coding sequence GCCACTGCCGCTTACCTGTTCAAGCACGCCGGACATAGGGTCAACATCGATGGCCAGTACGTCGGCAAGCTCGAACGGGGGGAGCACCGATGGCCAACGGAGCACTACCGGACGGCGTTCCGCGCGGTGCTCGGCCGGGACACCGATGCCGCACTTGGGTTCTACATCATTCAGGGGCACGCCAACGACGCGGCGCAGGCCGAACCGGAGTCGTTCGGCGAGGCGGGTACGGGTTCGGTTGGGGACCGGTCCGGTTGCGCGCCGGGGTCGGGGCAGGCACCGGAGGATTGCGGGTGCGGGCTGACGGTGGTCCGGTGGACCGGGCGCGAGTCCCGGGTGTTGCGTGAGGCGTTGCGGATGAGTGTGCGGGCCTTCGCCGAACATCTCGGTGTGAACACCTCGACGGTCTCATGGTGGGAGAACAAGTCCACTACGGTGCCGCTGAGGCTGGCCACACAGGCGGTTCTTGATCGGGCGCTCACACTCGCCGACGCGGACGCGAAGACCCGGTTCGCGGTGCTGGCGGCCAGTCCTACGGACGGTCCGTCCGGCGCGGTGACCGGCAACGGGGGCGGCGTGGCGGGTAGGTCGGTCGTGACTGCGTTGCACCGCCCCGAAAAGGCGCGTGCCGCATCCTGA